A window of the Streptomyces sp. NBC_00250 genome harbors these coding sequences:
- a CDS encoding bifunctional aminoglycoside phosphotransferase/ATP-binding protein, producing MYETHTAVVFFVGERAYKLKKPVDLTFLDYTTVEARRVACEREVAPNRRFAPDVYLGVGELSVPHAASPEPLVVMRRMPAERRLARLVREGAVVEDALRAVARLLATHHAKAVRTPDVDAQGTRDALSSRWEASFAQVRALDADGHAPEGVEEIEELVRRYLAGRESLFDMRIEEGRIVDGHGDLLADDIFCLDDGPRVLDCLEFDDHLRYLDALDDAAFLAMDLEQLDAPEAAAFFLARYSEYSGDPSPPSLHHHYVAYRAFVRAKVALIQAGQGAPGAAPAAQHLITTTLRHLRASVISLTLVGGLPGSGKSTLSGALADRLGVTLLSSDRLRKELAGIPVDRPAPAPYGEGLYTPEWSDHTYAALLERASTLLSRGESVVLDASWSDGRQREAARLVAERTSADLVALHCQVPYDTTAARLGTRAAGPSDAELGVATAMAEREPPWAEAVAIDTSGPLEAAVAQALSAVRPFGSSPLVFRRPYMTAD from the coding sequence GTGTACGAGACCCACACCGCGGTGGTGTTCTTCGTCGGCGAGCGGGCCTACAAGCTCAAGAAGCCGGTGGACCTGACGTTCCTGGACTACACCACCGTTGAGGCGCGGCGGGTGGCGTGCGAGCGGGAGGTCGCTCCCAACCGTCGCTTCGCCCCCGACGTCTACCTGGGCGTGGGCGAGTTGAGTGTCCCGCACGCGGCATCACCCGAACCTCTCGTGGTGATGCGCCGCATGCCGGCGGAGCGCCGCCTGGCCCGGCTCGTACGGGAGGGTGCTGTTGTCGAGGATGCGCTGCGGGCCGTCGCCCGGCTGCTCGCCACGCACCACGCGAAGGCGGTCCGCACTCCGGACGTGGACGCGCAGGGCACGCGGGACGCATTGTCCTCCCGCTGGGAGGCGAGCTTCGCACAGGTCCGAGCGCTCGATGCGGATGGCCACGCGCCCGAGGGCGTGGAGGAGATCGAGGAACTGGTCCGCCGCTACCTCGCCGGCCGCGAGTCGTTGTTCGACATGCGCATCGAAGAGGGCCGGATCGTCGACGGACACGGCGACCTACTCGCCGACGACATCTTCTGCCTCGACGACGGCCCCCGGGTGCTGGACTGCCTGGAGTTCGACGACCACCTCCGCTACCTCGACGCCCTCGACGACGCCGCCTTCCTCGCCATGGACCTCGAACAGCTCGACGCACCAGAAGCCGCGGCATTCTTCCTCGCCCGCTACAGCGAGTACTCCGGGGACCCCTCACCCCCCTCACTGCACCACCACTACGTCGCCTACCGCGCCTTCGTCCGCGCCAAGGTGGCCTTGATCCAAGCAGGCCAAGGCGCGCCCGGTGCCGCCCCAGCCGCACAGCACCTCATCACGACGACTCTGCGTCACCTGCGGGCCTCCGTCATCAGCCTCACGCTCGTGGGAGGGCTCCCCGGCAGCGGCAAATCCACGCTCTCCGGCGCGCTGGCCGACCGCTTGGGCGTCACCCTGCTCAGCAGCGACCGTCTCCGCAAGGAACTCGCGGGCATCCCTGTCGACCGGCCCGCTCCCGCTCCGTACGGCGAGGGCCTCTACACACCCGAATGGAGCGACCACACCTACGCGGCCCTGCTCGAGCGCGCATCCACCCTGCTGTCCCGTGGCGAATCCGTCGTCCTGGACGCCAGCTGGTCGGACGGGAGGCAGCGCGAAGCCGCCCGGCTCGTGGCCGAACGAACGAGCGCCGACCTCGTAGCCCTGCACTGCCAGGTCCCGTACGACACGACGGCAGCCCGCCTCGGCACACGGGCCGCCGGACCGTCAGACGCCGAGCTCGGCGTAGCCACCGCCATGGCCGAGCGGGAGCCGCCCTGGGCAGAGGCTGTCGCGATCGACACGAGCGGTCCCCTGGAGGCCGCTGTCGCCCAAGCGCTGTCGGCGGTACGCCCTTTCGGCTCCAGCCCCTTGGTCTTCCGGCGGCCTTACATGACGGCGGACTAG
- a CDS encoding CBS domain-containing protein, which translates to MSHPAVSVPTGTPLRHVAREMAEYGVGSVLVTEGGTLRGIVTDRDLALGAVAGGLDANDAVDSLMTSPVVTVSVTDDIHAAYRTFRGSGFRRLPVLDGQRVVGMLTVDDMLIDVFQRRPTCWARSPGASSRNPPGRPPRAAVHAGHDSGRPAAGPSGRRPCTGRPVQDGRHHPMRLLRGTELSTGRDLRLTQHVHRRLRPLRDLGALPHTSTLSATPPPD; encoded by the coding sequence ATGAGCCATCCGGCGGTGTCCGTACCGACAGGAACACCGCTGCGTCATGTGGCCCGTGAGATGGCCGAGTACGGAGTCGGCTCCGTACTGGTGACCGAGGGCGGGACCCTCCGCGGCATCGTCACCGACCGCGACCTCGCGCTGGGTGCCGTCGCCGGGGGCCTGGACGCGAACGACGCGGTGGATTCGCTGATGACCTCGCCCGTCGTCACCGTAAGCGTCACGGACGACATCCACGCGGCCTACCGGACCTTCCGAGGATCCGGGTTCCGGCGTCTGCCCGTACTCGACGGTCAGCGGGTCGTGGGCATGCTGACCGTCGACGACATGCTCATCGACGTGTTCCAGCGGCGGCCGACCTGTTGGGCCCGGTCGCCTGGAGCATCCTCGAGGAACCCCCCGGGCCGCCCTCCGCGGGCAGCCGTTCACGCGGGGCATGACAGCGGGCGCCCAGCGGCCGGACCAAGCGGCCGTCGACCATGCACCGGCCGGCCCGTGCAGGACGGCAGACACCACCCGATGCGGCTGCTGCGCGGCACCGAATTGAGCACCGGCCGCGATCTGAGACTGACCCAGCATGTTCATCGACGCCTTCGACCGCTGCGTGACCTTGGAGCACTCCCCCACACGTCAACGTTGTCGGCCACGCCACCACCCGACTGA
- a CDS encoding Crp/Fnr family transcriptional regulator, translating into MSSLPSPRLTTALSADQQERLMACGRPVDLPEGTRLFEEGDPARRFWILRTGTVTLDFAVPGTQPAVIDTVNAGELLGWSWLFAPYRWHFGAEAMTRVRAYEFDALTVRMMMDADPALGSALGHLVGQTLARRLVSARVRLLDLYAPHGSGL; encoded by the coding sequence ATGAGCTCTCTTCCTTCCCCTCGGCTCACGACAGCTCTGTCCGCCGACCAACAAGAACGGCTGATGGCATGCGGCCGCCCGGTGGACCTCCCTGAAGGCACCCGGCTGTTCGAGGAGGGCGATCCCGCCCGGCGCTTCTGGATCCTTCGGACGGGCACGGTCACCTTGGACTTCGCCGTGCCTGGCACACAGCCGGCGGTGATCGACACCGTGAATGCGGGTGAGCTGCTCGGATGGTCGTGGCTGTTCGCCCCGTATCGCTGGCACTTCGGGGCGGAGGCCATGACGCGTGTGCGGGCGTACGAGTTCGATGCACTGACCGTGCGCATGATGATGGACGCCGACCCTGCTCTCGGCTCCGCCCTCGGGCATCTCGTCGGGCAGACGCTCGCTCGTCGCCTCGTCTCCGCCCGAGTACGACTGCTCGATCTGTACGCCCCGCACGGCAGCGGCCTGTAG
- a CDS encoding CBS domain-containing protein: MPASHYTVSDVMTHTAIAIGRDAPYKEIVALLDQWKVSALPVLEGEGRVVGVVSEADLLPKEEFRLDEPRPDEFAEAAKAGALRAGELMSSPAVTVHPDATLAEAARIMATRKVKRLPVVNEIGMLEGVVSRSDLLKVFLRTDGEIEEEIRRSILGESAAPAGLDVSVLEGVATLHGALAEQSLVPLLARAVRAVEGVVDVRMDLGAHEDAA, encoded by the coding sequence ATGCCTGCCTCGCACTACACCGTCAGCGACGTCATGACCCACACCGCCATCGCGATCGGCCGTGATGCGCCCTACAAGGAGATCGTCGCGCTCTTGGACCAGTGGAAGGTGAGTGCCCTGCCCGTCCTTGAGGGAGAGGGACGTGTCGTCGGAGTCGTGTCGGAGGCGGATCTCCTGCCGAAGGAGGAGTTCCGCCTCGACGAGCCCCGCCCCGACGAATTCGCCGAGGCAGCCAAGGCCGGAGCCCTACGGGCGGGCGAACTCATGTCGAGTCCGGCCGTGACCGTCCACCCGGACGCCACGCTCGCCGAGGCGGCACGCATCATGGCCACCCGGAAGGTGAAGCGGCTGCCGGTGGTGAACGAGATCGGAATGCTGGAAGGGGTCGTCAGCCGGAGTGACCTGCTCAAGGTGTTCCTCCGAACGGACGGCGAGATCGAGGAGGAGATCCGCCGTTCCATCCTCGGCGAGTCGGCCGCCCCGGCAGGGCTCGACGTGTCCGTACTGGAGGGCGTGGCCACCCTTCACGGCGCGCTCGCTGAACAGTCGCTGGTTCCGCTCCTCGCCCGCGCTGTGCGGGCGGTGGAGGGCGTCGTCGACGTGCGGATGGATCTCGGCGCCCACGAAGACGCCGCATGA
- a CDS encoding response regulator transcription factor, which translates to MSDLQAAATPTRVFLVDDHEVVRRGLRDLIDDEPDMEVVGEAASAEQALARGPALRPDVAVLDVRLPDGDGISVCRELRSRMPDLACLMLTSFDDEDALLDAIMAGAAGYVLKQIKGSDLVSAVRTVATGQSMLDPATTARLMHSLRDPEAAKPPEDERLAVLSDRERSVLELIGEGLTNRQIAKRLYLSEKTVKNHISRLLGKLGVERRVQAAVIAAQVHEHDPEGT; encoded by the coding sequence ATGTCCGATCTGCAGGCAGCCGCCACACCCACGCGGGTCTTCCTCGTCGACGACCACGAGGTCGTCCGCCGGGGCCTTCGTGACCTGATCGACGACGAACCCGACATGGAAGTGGTCGGCGAGGCGGCGAGTGCGGAGCAGGCACTGGCCAGGGGCCCCGCCCTACGCCCGGACGTGGCGGTCCTCGACGTGCGACTGCCCGACGGGGACGGCATCTCCGTGTGCCGGGAGCTGCGGTCTCGGATGCCTGACCTGGCGTGCCTGATGCTGACGTCATTCGACGACGAGGACGCTCTCCTCGACGCGATCATGGCTGGGGCGGCCGGGTACGTCCTGAAGCAGATCAAGGGGTCGGATCTGGTGTCGGCGGTTCGGACCGTGGCCACCGGTCAGTCGATGCTGGATCCGGCCACCACCGCCCGGCTGATGCACTCGCTGCGCGACCCCGAGGCGGCGAAGCCGCCGGAGGACGAGCGGCTCGCGGTGCTGTCCGACAGGGAGCGGTCGGTGCTCGAACTCATCGGCGAGGGTCTTACCAACCGGCAGATCGCCAAGCGGCTCTATCTGTCGGAGAAGACCGTCAAGAACCACATCTCCCGGCTGCTCGGCAAACTCGGCGTAGAACGCCGCGTACAGGCGGCCGTCATCGCAGCGCAGGTCCACGAGCACGACCCC